AGTAAAATTACAGAAGGTAAGATTGAATTTCGTCATGTAACATTTGGTTACAATCCAGATGAACCTGTTTTGAAGGATATTTCATTTACAGTTGAACCTGGAGAGAATGTGGCTTTCGTTGGTCACACAGGTAGTGGTAAGAGTTCAATTATTAATATCATGCTGCGATTCTATGAATTTGGCGAAGGTCAGATTCTGATTGATGATTACGATATTAGAGACTATTCTACGAAAGAATTGCGTCAAAAATTAGGTCTTGTGATTCAGGAGCCTTATTTGTTCTATGGCGACATTGCTAAGAATATCAAGATGTTCGATGATACGATCACGGAAGAGGAGATTGAGCAGGCTGGGAAATTCGTTGACGCTGATGAATTTATTCAAAAATTGCCAGAAAAATACCACGCTCCGGTAACTGAACGTGGCGGTGGTTTTTCGACTGGACAAAGACAATTGATTTCCTTTGCTAGAACAATTGTCCGTAATCCCAAAGTATTGATTTTAGATGAGGCCACGGCCAATATTGACCCTCAGACTGAGCAAAGTATTACGAGAAGTTTAAAGAAAATGCGTGATGACCGTACGACAATTTCGATTGCTCACAGGTTATCAACAATTCAAGATGCTGATCAGATTATGGTTTTAAGTGCTGGTGAAATTGTTGAGCGGGGAACGCACGAGGAATTATTAGCCAAGGGTGGCAAGTATGCTGAACTTTATGCCTTACAATCGGTTGAAAATAATTAATTATAACTAAAATGCATGGAACACTATTTGAAATAAGTATTTAACATATGTCGCTTTATGAACGACAATTGGATTTATAAAGATTTTATAAAAAAGGTTTGGTAGATATTAATGAAAAAAGAAATAAACGAGGGTTACTTTGAGGGTGAACGTCCTCTATTCAAAGCTCATGATGTAAAGGTTTCTGACACAACCTTTGGTGAGGGTGAATCCCCACTTAGAGAGTCACGCAATGTGGATTTAAAAGACGTAGTTTTCAAGTGGAAATATCCACTTTGGTATGCTAAGGATATCAAGGTTGATGATTCAATCTTTGAAACGATGTCACGCTCTGGAATTTGGTATACCGATAATATTGAGATCAACAATTCAGCTTTACAAGCTCCTAAATTGTTCCGTCGTGGTTCACATATAACATTGAATAATGTTCATTTCGCAGACGCTGAGGAAACCTTGTGGACTTGTAATGACATTAAATTAAACGACGTTCAAGTTAACGGAAATTATTTTGGCAAGGATAGTAAAAATATCTATGCTGAAAATTTAAACGTTGTCGGTAATTATGTTTTCGATGGTGCAAAGAATATCGAAGTTCACAACTCGACTTTTGTTTCCAAAGATGCTTTTTGGAATTGTGAAAATGTTACGATTTATGATTCTAAGATCAATGGTGAATATTTAGCTTGGAATACCAAGAATTTTACGTTGATAAATTGTACAATTGAAAGTGATCAGGGTCTTTGTTACATTGATGGCTTGAAGATGATCAACTGCAAGCTCTTGAGAACTGACTTGGCATTTGAATACTGTTCAAATATTGATGCTGAGATTACAACTAATGTTATGAGTATTAAGAATCCTATCAGTGGTTCAATCAAGGTGAAATCAGTTGATAAATTAATCTTTGATGATCCTGAAATTGATAAGAACAAGACCACGATCAGAGAGGCTCAAAAAGTTTAAGGAGTGGCT
This sequence is a window from Companilactobacillus alimentarius DSM 20249. Protein-coding genes within it:
- a CDS encoding DUF3737 family protein, whose product is MKKEINEGYFEGERPLFKAHDVKVSDTTFGEGESPLRESRNVDLKDVVFKWKYPLWYAKDIKVDDSIFETMSRSGIWYTDNIEINNSALQAPKLFRRGSHITLNNVHFADAEETLWTCNDIKLNDVQVNGNYFGKDSKNIYAENLNVVGNYVFDGAKNIEVHNSTFVSKDAFWNCENVTIYDSKINGEYLAWNTKNFTLINCTIESDQGLCYIDGLKMINCKLLRTDLAFEYCSNIDAEITTNVMSIKNPISGSIKVKSVDKLIFDDPEIDKNKTTIREAQKV